A part of Nitrospirota bacterium genomic DNA contains:
- a CDS encoding PilZ domain-containing protein yields MTPALEKRNASRVIKRLEVRFQTEVEHIGITSDLSKTGMFIRTNRAVVPGSVIKIKLHLPDAEEVSLFGKVVRAMKSMSGLFRTSKSGMGIHLIDPPQSYTSFVHSISN; encoded by the coding sequence ATGACTCCCGCCCTGGAAAAAAGGAATGCAAGCAGGGTAATCAAGAGGCTGGAGGTTAGATTCCAGACTGAGGTAGAGCATATTGGAATAACAAGCGATTTGTCAAAGACAGGCATGTTTATCAGAACCAACAGGGCAGTTGTCCCAGGTAGTGTGATCAAGATAAAATTACACCTGCCAGATGCAGAAGAAGTTTCTCTCTTTGGAAAGGTCGTGAGGGCAATGAAGTCGATGTCTGGCCTTTTCAGGACATCAAAAAGCGGTATGGGGATTCATTTAATCGACCCTCCTCAGAGTTATACAAGTTTTGTTCACTCTATTTCTAATTAA
- a CDS encoding Mth938-like domain-containing protein yields MKIEHYSFGRIVIEGREYTSDVIIYPNRVDPSWWRKQGHFLQVVDLTDVMDAKPSVLIIGTGYHGVMEVPKETLEFLKSKGIEVHTEKTAKAVELYNELSQKRPTIAALHLTC; encoded by the coding sequence ATGAAGATAGAGCATTATTCCTTTGGAAGGATAGTTATCGAGGGCAGAGAGTATACATCTGATGTGATAATCTATCCCAACAGGGTTGATCCTTCGTGGTGGAGGAAACAAGGGCATTTCCTTCAGGTTGTTGACCTGACCGATGTGATGGATGCAAAACCATCTGTCTTGATAATCGGGACAGGTTATCACGGAGTAATGGAGGTCCCGAAGGAGACTCTTGAATTCCTCAAATCAAAGGGTATCGAAGTCCACACCGAGAAGACAGCAAAAGCAGTTGAGCTTTATAACGAACTATCACAAAAAAGGCCAACCATAGCAGCACTGCACCTGACGTGTTAA